GAAATTCTTTCCAGCGATACGTTTTCGGCCTCTCAACCAGGCCATCAATTGTAAAGCTCCAATTCTTATTTGTTAATGTAGGCATTTCTGTAACAGTGTAGTAGCGAAACTGTCCATTTCTTCCCCCACCTATAGGCGGTTTTGATTTTGGCTTGGGCTTTGGCAGAGGTGTAAACTCATTCGCGTGTACCTCAGATGAAAAAGTGCTGCCTGATGGAATATACGCGCTCAACCATTTCCCAATAAAGGGTAAGGAAATAATCATTATCGTTCCACCTGTTGCCTTTTTTAAAAAGGTCCGCCTCTTTAGAATCGGATTGCCATCTTCAACGGGTACTGGAACTTTAGGTGTTTGACCACTTTCAAAACGTTTAAAGATTTTGCTTCTTGTAACACTATGATAAATAACGTATGGCACACCGATCCAAGTAGCCATGTCATGAACAAACAACATGAACGAACTAAAAATAGGCGAAATTGACCTTTGAAAGGTTAAGAATAATCCGGAAATAAGTAATGACACTAAGATTGTAAGTACGAAGAACAAATTATTTCTATGTTTCAACCGCTTCCGAAGTCGTTTTAAATGCCTGGTTATTTTAGGCAAATAAAAAAAGAGCGGCAGAATACTGATAAACCCAATCCAGATATGAGCGTTCTTGATATCTACGCGCATCCCGGGAAAAGTGGAGCGAAAAGCAGTGGAGAATAGAATAAAACCAGTTATACTTAATAATAAAAACAATACAGCGTTGGAATGATGAATTCGAACTAATCTTTTTCCAAAATTAAGCTTACGTTTACAAAATAGTCTCCAGTTCATACTGCTCCCCTCCTATGTAATAAAACGTTTACAATGTCAGTATAGGCCTAACAGTTCGGTCAGTAAAATAGAAAGGTTGCGAAGATAATGAGGGAAATGAATCTAGGGAGTCTGGAACACATCCACCTCTCCGTAATATACGTTGCTAATTAACAGTATTTTGAGTTGCAATTTTTCGGCAGACCCTAGCATCATTTTGGTGAGGGCACGGAAAAAGTTGTGGATTTTAAAAATTTCACTTTTCACCTTAACTTAGCATCTTGAATATACGGAGACTCCTGCGGGAAGTGAGAGATCGACGAGACCCCGGAGGACGGCAGTCCGAGGAGGCTGGTCACCAATGGCATCAAGTTAAGTTTACAATTAATGGAAGTACTATTAAATTTTAAAGCAAAAAGAAAAAAATTCAATAAACAGGTAAAAAGACCCTTGCATTTTTAAAAAATACCCCAAAAATTCGTTTGAATACCATTTTTTGGTATATCCAAACGAGGCTGGTGATATAAATGGGGAAAAAGACTTTTTTAGAAGCAGTTGATGTAACCAAGAGTATGTTAAATGATGTTGTTTTTATGTGTGAATCGCGCATGAAACCTACTTATTTCACACGTGAAGGAAATAACAAATTAAGTTTTAAAAGTACCATTCTTTTTAGTTTGTTTTTTGTGAAAAAGAGTATCCAACTCGAACTGGATGCATTTTTTAAAGTGTTGAATCCAGCCAATGTAAGCATATCAAAGCAGGGGTATTCACAGGCAAGAAAGAAGATTTCGCCTTCGGCTTTTATCAAATTAGCAAACGCAGTTGTAGCGTGGTTTTATAAGGATAATTCTTTTAAGACCTTCAATGGTTATAGACTTTGTGCGATTGATGGTTCCGTTTTCGAACTCAATAATACAAAAAGTCTAAGAGGTCGCTTTGGGTATGTTCACAATCAAACCACTTCTTATGCTCGGGCAAGAGCATCATGTATTCACGACATCGAGAACGACATTATTTTAACTTCCAAAATTGCCCCATATAAGTCTAGCGAACGAGATATGGCAATGGATATGATAAACGAGCTGATGTATTAACTTTGTAGGTGTATTTTAACTTTTTTCCCTTGTCACCATGATTGATTATTTCATTCGCCTCATTTTTTAGCAGACTTACCATGTTTATTAAGTACAAGGATGCATAAAAATCTTGTTCAATCGCAAGTGGCGTATATCCTGTAAAATTTTCAATTTGTAGTTTGTTTTTTAATTCGTCATATTTGCTCTCAATTCCCCAACGTTTAAAATATAGATCTTTAAATTCTGTAATACCAAGTGTCTCCTCCAATACGTTTGTGACCAATACTTCTTCTATACCAGAATCCAATTGAAATCTTAGTACACGGGCAGTTAAAGTTTCGTCTTTCCATACAATCCCTATGTTTTGATCGGAATCTTTAGCCTGTGTGACCTCCAGCATCGTTCCTTTCTGACAACGCATCACGTACTTGATCCCGCATTCTTCTAAGAATGCAATGAATTTTCTAGATGGATAACCTCTATCAAACAAAATAAGGTCATTTTTTAATCCTATTACCAGCAAAAGATGTTTAGGAGTATGATGCAGGAGATCTTAAGAAATAAGACACCTATTCGGCCAGGAAGACGTTATCCGCGTAACATGGTGTTGAAATCGAATAAGTACTCCCATAGCCAAAAAAGGTGTCTATAAATTCTCTCTCTTTCAATATACATTATTGACAGGACATAGTAAATAAAAATGAGAGGCTTGAAAAAATAAAAGTTCAAGTCTCGGGCATCGTATTGACTTTTTTAGTCCGTAACTAAACTATTTAATGAATCAACGATAGCCATTAGACTTACAATCCATTTATTTGTAAATTATTGGTAGCTTAACTTGATGCCATTGGGCTCGTCACTCGCCCGCGGAAAGCGCAGTATATTCAAGATGCGCTGATAGATCCACCTATTTTGTATTATGTTTTAACTTTTTCAGTGGCCTCCATTTTGGGTTCTGGTTATTTTAAGATTCTATGAATATAGTAGCACAGGTATTATTAATTTCAATGATCTTTCATCCTCATTTGCTTTACACCCGGTAAGCGGTTTCATATAATGGTAATATGATTGAACTTTCAGGAGGGTTTATTATGGCGCGAACAGAAGAAGGTACATTGCTTTGGGAACCTAGCGAAAAGCGAAAACAAAATTCAAATATCTATGATTATATGAATTGGTTAAAAAAACATAAAGACTTACACTTTGATAATTATCATTCTCTCTGGAAATGGTCCGTTGATGAATTAGAACTCTTTTGGGCATCGTTATGGGATTATTTCCAAATACAATCCAAGGAAGATTATCAGACTGTTTTAACAAGCCATGAGATGCCTGGCGCAAACTGGTTTACGGGTTCGAAGATCAACTATACAGAACATATTTTTCAAAACCGTGATCGTCATAAACCAGCCATTATTCACACATCTGAATTAAGAGACCAAACAGAAATATCCTGGGATCAGTTATATCAGGATACGGCGGCATTACAATTAACGCTCAAATACCTGGGTGTAGAAAAAGGTGACCGAATTGTTGCCTATGTAGCAAATATCTATGAGTCCGTTGTAGCATTCCTGGCAACTGCAAGCCTTGGTGCAATCTGGTCAAGTGCATCACCTGACTTCGGTACACAAAGTGTCATTGATCGATTTAAACAAATAGAGCCTAAAGTAATGGTTACTGTCGATGGCTATCGTTATAGTGGTAAAGATTTCGACCGCACATCTGTAGTAGAAAATATACAATCCGAGTTACCTACGCTGGAAGCAACTATTGCGATTCCTTACCTTAATGAAAATGCAACGTTTGATGGACTGAAGAACGTTACTAGCTGGAAGCATGCTGTTACTTCTAAACGGGAATTGACACTTAACTTTGAGCGTGTCCCTTTTAATGACCCGCTATGGGTGCTCTTCTCCTCAGGAACAACGGGAAAACCAAAACCCATTGTTCAAAGTCAGGGTGGTATTTTAATGGAGCATCTGAAGGCATTGACCTTCCATGCTGATTTGGATGAGAGCGACCGGTTTTTTTGGTTTACCACAACAGGCTGGATGATGTGGAACTTTCTTGTTGGCGGATTACTGACTGGCAGTACGATTATTTTATATGATGGAAATCCTGGTTACCCTGACAAAAAAATGCTTTGGAAAATGGCCGAACAAACAAAAATGACCGTATTTGGGACAAGTGCAAGTTACATTACTGCTTGCATGAAGGATGGTCTTGTTCCAAAAGAAGAATTTAATTTACAGCATTTGAAAAATATTAGTTCGACTGGCTCACCATTACCACCAGAAGGCTTTCAGTGGTGCTACGATAATGTGAAAGACGACCTCTGGATTGCCTCATCCAGTGGCGGAACAGACGTATGCACGGCATTTATTCTGGGCGCTCCAATTTTACCGGTTTACGCCGGGGAGCTACAATGCCGGGGACTTGGCGCTAAAATTGAAAGCTTTACTGACGAGGGAAAGCCTGCAATAAACGTAGTTGGCGAGCTTGTTTTAACTGAGCCCTTTCCTTCTATGCCCATTTATTTTTGGAATGACAAAGATGGCAGCCGGCTTCATGACAGCTATTTTGATGTATTTCCAGGAATATGGCGTCATGGTGACTATTTAAAGGTTACGGACCGGGATACATGTGTGATTTATGGGCGATCGGATGCGACGATTAATCGCGGTGGAATCCGGATTGGCACAAGTGAAATATACCGGGCAGTTGATCAGGTTAGTGCAGTAGCCGACAGTTTGATTGTCGATATTCCAGATGGAGATGGAGATTCATCTGTTCCATTATTCGTTTTAATGAAAGAAAATACCGAACTAACTGATGACATAAAACAGGCCATCAAAAAACAAATTCGTACACAGTGCTCACCAAGGCACGTTCCGACTGCAATTTACAGTGTGCCAGATTTGCCAAAAACATTAAACGGCAAAAAACTGGAAATACCTGTAAAGAAAATATTAAAGGGTAAATCAGTAAAAAAAGTAGTCAATCAAGGATCATTAAGTAATCCGTCATCGTTGGATTATTTCGTGGAATTTGCAAAAAAGCACCAGAAGGCTTAAGTATGAACAGCCACAGTTAATTCACTGTGGCTTTTTCATATCTTCCAATGTTGTTAATGGTTTATTATTCCGCAATAATGCAATAAATACCTCTAGAGCTTTTGTCTGAAAAGGGGATTTGGTAACAATGGAAAATTGTCTGGTAAATGGAAGCCCTGTTACCTTCAGTGTGCATAAATCTCCATTTTTCAATTCCTTTTGGATAGCCCACTTCGACATCAGACTAATACCTAAGCCCGCTTCAACTGATTCCTTAATCGGTTGAGTGCTGCCAAAGCTCATCAATTTTGCTGGCCGAATTCCTAATTGACCGAACATCTTTTCTGTGGCCTCCCTCGTTCCTGACCCTTTTTCGCGTACAATCCATGTTTGTTCTGCCAATGCGTCTATATTGATAAAGCCTTGCTCATTACTTAAAACGCTTATTGGGGCTGCCACCACAACCATTTGATCATCCGCAAACGCTTCGACCATTAATTTCTGATCTTTAGAATGACCTTCAACTATACCTACATCCAATTGATGTGTATCAACCAATGAAGCAATCTCAGTTGTATTGCCAATGGTCACGGTTGGCTGTATATCTGGATAAGTCTCTTGTAAGTTAGCAATAATATGCGGGAGTACATATTCACCAAACGTGTAACTTGCTCCTATGGAGATTGGCCCGCTCGCCACGTTTGTTACATCATCAACGAGTGTCTGCATTTTTGTATATAATCCTAAAATTTCTTTTGCATGGTGGTACACGATTTCCCCAACCTTGTTCAATCGAACATATTTATTGCTGCGTTCTAGTAATCTCGTCCCAATATTACTTTCAAGTGTGCGAATATACTGGCTTACAGCTGGCTGAGTCATATGTAATTCTTCAGCCGCCCGTGAAAAGTTCTGCTTCTCAACTACCGTTACAAATACCTGTAGATGTTGGTCCATCCTTTTTATCACCCCTGATATAAATTATTACCATTATATCATTTTGCTTATTATAACTATCATAATGATTTATTTTTCTTATCAACAGAAATCTACTATCCTAAATATGGGAGGTGTCACCATGGTTTCACAAAAAACAGATAAAACTAGACCGCCGTTCGAAAAATGGCTTGGCGGAATTGCATTTACTTTTTTAATTGCATTTTTAGGTTATTTATTAGCAATGGTACCAGGATTCGATCGCATTGGACAATTAGCATGCGCCATCATTATTGCGGTGGTTTATCGGCAAATAGCAGGATACCCTGAAGCTATCCGATCAGGGATTGGCTTTTCATCGAAAAGATTACTTCGGACCGCCATCATTTTATACGGGCTAAAGCTAAACATTGATACCGTTATCCAGGATGGCCTGGGATTGCTCGCCCGGGATGCTTTGATGATTGTTTTTGCCATCTTTGTAACTGTCTGGCTTGCAAAAGCGTTAAAAGCTGACAAATCAATTTCGTTATTACTAGGTGTAGGGACAGGGATTTGTGGTGCTGCAGCAATTGCGGCCGTTGCACCAATTGTAAAAGCGAAAGATGAGGATACCGCTATTGGAGTTGGTATTATTGCACTTATGGGAACGGTTTTTGCAATTGGCTACACGATTATCGGGCCGCTTTTACCGTTTTCTCCGATTGAGTATGGTATTTGGACAGGATCCAGCATTCACGAGGTTGCCCAAGTAGCACTTGCAGCTGCACCAGCAGGAGACGATCCTTTAGCAATTGCGCTACTTGCAAAGTTGGGTCGCGTATTTCTACTTATTCCGGTTTGCTTTATCTTTATCTATATCATGAAACGTAAAACTAAAAGCTCTGAGCAACCGGACGCAAAAATTGAATTTCCATATTTCCTGCTTGGTTTTATCCTGCTAAGTGTTTTAGGAAGCTACGTATTTGGTCATTCCATTCCTGTATCTGACGATGTTATGAAAGTCGTTTTCTCGATTACAGATTGGTTATTAACTGCTGCCATGGTAGGGCTTGGACTTAATGTAAGCCTGCGCGATTTGCGAACTAGAGCATTGCGGCCATTAGTGGCAATGACAATTGCTTCTTTATGTCTCTCCGTGTTAGCTTATTTTACTATCTAATTTCAGTTCCGGTTGGTGGGCTCTATGTCCTCATCAACCGGAAATTTTCTATCCTAATTCTTTTTTGCTGTGTATATCTACTCTCTTTAGCGCCTGCCCTGCAAGCCAGTCCGCTTCTTTATTATCCTTACGATTGATAACCTCGTAGTCAGGCTTTATCCCAAGCTCCGCTAACCGATGTTCAATGCGATCAAGCCACTTATTTAGATTTTCTTCGTAGCATGGCCATTCACCTAATAGCTGTTTAATAATACCCTGTGCATCACCTTTGAATGTACATGGGAGATGATGGACACCCATTTCCTGCAGTTGCAGCACAGCATAATGCAACGCTGCATATTCCGCTTCATTATTTGTCTCCATCGAATCAATAAATCGATTTGTTCTTAAACGATAACTCATCTGATTTTCTTTGTAATAAATAACAACACCTAACCCAGCGGTTCTTGTGGTTCGGTCAAATCCACCATCAAAGTATACAACTGGGTCATGAGGTGCCTGTTCAATTGTTGATTTTAATTTACCGAATTCCTTCACGGTCCATTCGTTACTCATCTCATCAATAACAACTAACGTTTTAACACGACCCGTTTTTTCGATATCTTTTATTAAATGCTCCATGGTATCTTGTGTTGTCCAGTCCGATTCAAGCACCAGCTCATCAGTTTTCTTACCTTTATATAACCATTTTAATTTCACCTTCATAAATGATTCCAACCTTTCTGCACCTTTAATCTGGCTTATGTCGCCTGGAAATATACTTCAACTGGGTTGCGGGAAATCACTCTCCTTAGCATGATCAGTTCTCATAAAGGAATTGCTGCAATTCCTTCGCCAATGCACCTAAGGCATTCTTTTTTATCCGGTATTTCGAATCACTAATTTCTACCAGTTTTGCTGACCTTAGAATTTTTAAATGATGATGAATAGTTGATTTACCCATACCCAATTTACTTGTTATATCTTGTAAGGTGCAGTCACCCTCTGATAAATACTTAACAATCTTTAATCTCACTTCATCACCAAGTGCTTTATGCTTAAGGATCAAAAAGTTATCTGGTTGATAGGCATCACCAGGGTGGATACTTTCATTCGCAACAGGATAATAAAAGACTTTTACACCTGCGATATCTGCTTCGATATTCCATGGACGATACACGTAATGTGGAATAAGGAGCACATGGTAGACACTTGGTTCAGGATTATAAACACTCCCACCTGTCGCCCATTCAACCAATTCTTCTGAAGTCATTTTTTCCTTCATAACTTTTTTTGCCTGATAATCCCTTTCTAGAACAGCATGTATTTTATCTGCTTCAGGTTCAATGGCAGCCTGATACCATCCTTCCATGACAGTACATAGATGCTTTTTTAATTTATCCGAACCAACCTTACATATAAATTCGATATATGCAGGGAAAAACGGGTTATCTTTAGTGGCGTTCTTTAATTCAATTATTGCGGAAGGATCACCGTGTGCGGCTCGTTCCCTCTGTTCTTGATAGTCCATACCTATAAATGGGATGCAATACGTTATTAATTCCTTTGGTGAAAGATTGTTTATGAATGCTTTAAACTCTGTTAAACAAGTGAATTCCCTCCTGTGTAAAAGTTGAAGCAAAGCCTTCCAGGTATTGTTCTCTTCTACATAGTTAAGTTCTTCCACCATTTTCTCGGACAAGGATTGCTTAATTCCATTCCAGTACTCATCTGGCTTCTCCAGGGTATCAATTAACCTTTCATTTGTAACGGCTGCGATTCCTAGTGCACATTCCCATAGTAAAGAATGCTCTAATTTAATTTGATAGGTTTCCCTTTTTCTGCTTGTCATGTTTACTATTTCCATCTCATCACCTCGTATCTATTATTACACTCATTCTATATCTTTTGAATTATTTATTCAATAATAATGGAACAAATAATTTAAAAAATATCGAACAACACAACCAAAACATACTCAAAAAATGGGACCCAGCACACATGCTGAATCCCATCAGATAATCAATTTTAGTTTTCTAAACTAACCTTCAATACACGGCTTGGCATTTCTGCCATCACAAATGTCTTTGATGTCACATCATTTTCCACAACTAAGGTAACTTCTTTTTCTTTCAAAATATCAACCTGCCTTTTATTCAGTAACAATCTGCGCGGCTTTTTGTCATTTTGAATATTAATGATCACGCGCACGCCTGATTCAAGAGCTTCTAAGTCTTTTGTATGAACCGTAGCAGTACCATTATTTTGCTTTGGTGTAACAATAACCTCTGATTGCTCTTCCTCATCCGATTCATCAGAAGCAATTGTAATTCGCCCCTCTGGTCCGTATTCAATTGGATTTGCTTCTGAACTATTTAAACCTTCCACAAAGTCGACTGTAGCATCCAAATCAGACGGTCCCATTTCAGGATTTGTGCCAAGCTCGCTGATTGGTGCATATTTGGAGCCTGTTGAGGTGCCCATAAAATTGTTTACTGTTAATGTATAGGTTTTATCCATATCAACTGGGGTCCCGTCAGGCATTGTCACATCGACAACCTCGGAAGTTTCTGGATCCCAGGTATAATGGAATCCGCTTATACTGTAATCTGGTCCATATTTTGGTGATAATTGAGCTTGAATGATCGGGTAAAGGTCTGCACCTTTTATTTCAAATTTCATTAATGTATTGCCAAATGGCTGGATGTTGTACAAATCACCCCATGTAACGTCGCCTGCAAGTAAATCAGCACGTATTCCTCCACCATTCATCATGGCAAAATCACTGTCCATCGCTGCCTTCATTCCATCTGCAATTAAATTACCTAGACCGTGATCGCCATTATTGGAATAGTCACCAGTTAAATCAGTTGCATTGTAACCCAACACTTCATTCATAATCGGCGCAATTTGTTCAGAATACTTTTCTAAGATAGCGGTCACAGCCGGATCAGGTGTCACCTGACTCTGATTAACATACACAACTTCCGCTTCTTTTTTCACGATGTCACCTGTTGCACGATCAATTTCTACGTCGACATCTGCAAAAGCTTTTCCATATTCATAAGCCTGTACGATTAATTTATTGTCAACAACCCCGTCAACTACCTTGTGATTGTGTGCTGCAAAAATAACATCTACTTCATCATTTACTTCATTCGCTAAATCAGCTGCCTGTCCAGTTGCGCTTGCTCCCGACTGTTCAGCTGGAATATGTGCTAACAGGACAATTGATTCAACATCTTGTGCTTGCAGCTCACCAACGGCCTCATTAACAGCTTCTGTAGAATCAGTGAATGCTATATCCTGAATACCAGCAGGCATTACCATACCAGCTGCTTCTTGCGTTATCACACCAACGAAGCCAATCTTTTCTCCGTCCACCTCTTTTACATAATATGGAGGCAAAAAAGTTTCATTGGTATCTTTATACACACAGTTTGCACACAGTACTGGAAAATTCATCCCGTCATAGTTTTCCGTTCCAAGACCATCAGGATGCTCTCCTCCATTTACCATACGCAATAATTCGTCTGTGCCTTCGTCAAACTCATGATTACCGACTGTCCCAACGTCAAAGCCAATTTCCTCCATAATCTCAACGGTTGGTTCATCCTGCAAAAGACCGGAAACTGGTGAGCTTCCACCAATCATATCGCCCGCATGGACTATTAAAGTGTTTGGGTTTGTTTGTTCACGGACCTCAATTGCTCCCGCAACATAATCCATTTTTCCATATGTTTCAAATGTTCCATCACCGTTCGGGTCTAACTCATATTGCTGGTCTATTTTTCCGTGTAAATCATTCATGCTTAATAATTGTACCTTAAGGTTATCCAGATTTTCTTCTCCGTCGTCAATATACGTGTAACCATAATCCCGCGCTGCTTGCTCATCCCAGAAAAACACTCGGTTTTCTACCGGAACATCAGCATAGTCATCCGG
This Virgibacillus phasianinus DNA region includes the following protein-coding sequences:
- a CDS encoding acetoacetate--CoA ligase, producing the protein MARTEEGTLLWEPSEKRKQNSNIYDYMNWLKKHKDLHFDNYHSLWKWSVDELELFWASLWDYFQIQSKEDYQTVLTSHEMPGANWFTGSKINYTEHIFQNRDRHKPAIIHTSELRDQTEISWDQLYQDTAALQLTLKYLGVEKGDRIVAYVANIYESVVAFLATASLGAIWSSASPDFGTQSVIDRFKQIEPKVMVTVDGYRYSGKDFDRTSVVENIQSELPTLEATIAIPYLNENATFDGLKNVTSWKHAVTSKRELTLNFERVPFNDPLWVLFSSGTTGKPKPIVQSQGGILMEHLKALTFHADLDESDRFFWFTTTGWMMWNFLVGGLLTGSTIILYDGNPGYPDKKMLWKMAEQTKMTVFGTSASYITACMKDGLVPKEEFNLQHLKNISSTGSPLPPEGFQWCYDNVKDDLWIASSSGGTDVCTAFILGAPILPVYAGELQCRGLGAKIESFTDEGKPAINVVGELVLTEPFPSMPIYFWNDKDGSRLHDSYFDVFPGIWRHGDYLKVTDRDTCVIYGRSDATINRGGIRIGTSEIYRAVDQVSAVADSLIVDIPDGDGDSSVPLFVLMKENTELTDDIKQAIKKQIRTQCSPRHVPTAIYSVPDLPKTLNGKKLEIPVKKILKGKSVKKVVNQGSLSNPSSLDYFVEFAKKHQKA
- a CDS encoding molybdopterin-dependent oxidoreductase; this encodes MNWRLFCKRKLNFGKRLVRIHHSNAVLFLLLSITGFILFSTAFRSTFPGMRVDIKNAHIWIGFISILPLFFYLPKITRHLKRLRKRLKHRNNLFFVLTILVSLLISGLFLTFQRSISPIFSSFMLFVHDMATWIGVPYVIYHSVTRSKIFKRFESGQTPKVPVPVEDGNPILKRRTFLKKATGGTIMIISLPFIGKWLSAYIPSGSTFSSEVHANEFTPLPKPKPKSKPPIGGGRNGQFRYYTVTEMPTLTNKNWSFTIDGLVERPKTYRWKEFLELGRDVQVSDFHCVTGWNVYDVTWEGIPLKRFLESAAIKPEAKYLKFYSADGVYTDTLTVDQAMLDDVMIAMLIDGKLISKQNGGPVRLIVPKMYAYKSVKWLNRIELIDNEHIGFWEQRGYSKDAWVK
- a CDS encoding ArsR/SmtB family transcription factor, translating into MEIVNMTSRKRETYQIKLEHSLLWECALGIAAVTNERLIDTLEKPDEYWNGIKQSLSEKMVEELNYVEENNTWKALLQLLHRREFTCLTEFKAFINNLSPKELITYCIPFIGMDYQEQRERAAHGDPSAIIELKNATKDNPFFPAYIEFICKVGSDKLKKHLCTVMEGWYQAAIEPEADKIHAVLERDYQAKKVMKEKMTSEELVEWATGGSVYNPEPSVYHVLLIPHYVYRPWNIEADIAGVKVFYYPVANESIHPGDAYQPDNFLILKHKALGDEVRLKIVKYLSEGDCTLQDITSKLGMGKSTIHHHLKILRSAKLVEISDSKYRIKKNALGALAKELQQFLYEN
- a CDS encoding transposase, with the translated sequence MLVIGLKNDLILFDRGYPSRKFIAFLEECGIKYVMRCQKGTMLEVTQAKDSDQNIGIVWKDETLTARVLRFQLDSGIEEVLVTNVLEETLGITEFKDLYFKRWGIESKYDELKNKLQIENFTGYTPLAIEQDFYASLYLINMVSLLKNEANEIINHGDKGKKLKYTYKVNTSARLSYPLPYLVR
- a CDS encoding 5'-nucleotidase C-terminal domain-containing protein, which produces MKNSTVKKMFNLFLIFTLVFMNYTAILASPVSAESNEIAAEDLFISEYVEGSSYNKAIEIYNGTGTEIDLSNYQVELYSNGAAEASQSVTLSGTLQHGEVFVIAHKNADPAILAEADLQDSSVVNFNGDDVVVLKKGNATLDVFGEVGTDSDFAKDVTQVRKPSITKPNEAYDDTEWTEYGADTFAYLGSHTMDGVDQEDPPDEPDPDAEKYTIDGARDLNDGTAVIVEGIVTVDSTAISNGAQFTTYIQDETGGINVFAFEKGSIPDVAKGDKIKVTGELDTYNGLKEVVPSSIEVLEQGQPLPAAQEISLADLQDQAVAEAYEGELVHLTGFINNIPTSPAGGGYNISVVDADFNGTTLRVMEGSLDLTKIESDKWYDITAIVSQYDAYQLIPTEQADIKLAKEQPEPPSAAGVYESTVDHVTDGDTIHLESPVLGGTKVRFLNIDTPETYTAHNDDPTRDEINQNQKALGEEAKAYMNELLQPGDKVWVKIGEEPTDQYGRLLAEIIRKEDGVNINVEMVRQGYAVTYFIAPFDEEVYPAYQNAVKEAKSAGLGIWDDENPLLELPFVFRANDDQKGFSKYVGNSDTMKYVLPDDYADVPVENRVFFWDEQAARDYGYTYIDDGEENLDNLKVQLLSMNDLHGKIDQQYELDPNGDGTFETYGKMDYVAGAIEVREQTNPNTLIVHAGDMIGGSSPVSGLLQDEPTVEIMEEIGFDVGTVGNHEFDEGTDELLRMVNGGEHPDGLGTENYDGMNFPVLCANCVYKDTNETFLPPYYVKEVDGEKIGFVGVITQEAAGMVMPAGIQDIAFTDSTEAVNEAVGELQAQDVESIVLLAHIPAEQSGASATGQAADLANEVNDEVDVIFAAHNHKVVDGVVDNKLIVQAYEYGKAFADVDVEIDRATGDIVKKEAEVVYVNQSQVTPDPAVTAILEKYSEQIAPIMNEVLGYNATDLTGDYSNNGDHGLGNLIADGMKAAMDSDFAMMNGGGIRADLLAGDVTWGDLYNIQPFGNTLMKFEIKGADLYPIIQAQLSPKYGPDYSISGFHYTWDPETSEVVDVTMPDGTPVDMDKTYTLTVNNFMGTSTGSKYAPISELGTNPEMGPSDLDATVDFVEGLNSSEANPIEYGPEGRITIASDESDEEEQSEVIVTPKQNNGTATVHTKDLEALESGVRVIINIQNDKKPRRLLLNKRQVDILKEKEVTLVVENDVTSKTFVMAEMPSRVLKVSLEN
- a CDS encoding YeiH family protein → MVSQKTDKTRPPFEKWLGGIAFTFLIAFLGYLLAMVPGFDRIGQLACAIIIAVVYRQIAGYPEAIRSGIGFSSKRLLRTAIILYGLKLNIDTVIQDGLGLLARDALMIVFAIFVTVWLAKALKADKSISLLLGVGTGICGAAAIAAVAPIVKAKDEDTAIGVGIIALMGTVFAIGYTIIGPLLPFSPIEYGIWTGSSIHEVAQVALAAAPAGDDPLAIALLAKLGRVFLLIPVCFIFIYIMKRKTKSSEQPDAKIEFPYFLLGFILLSVLGSYVFGHSIPVSDDVMKVVFSITDWLLTAAMVGLGLNVSLRDLRTRALRPLVAMTIASLCLSVLAYFTI
- a CDS encoding reverse transcriptase-like protein, giving the protein MKVKLKWLYKGKKTDELVLESDWTTQDTMEHLIKDIEKTGRVKTLVVIDEMSNEWTVKEFGKLKSTIEQAPHDPVVYFDGGFDRTTRTAGLGVVIYYKENQMSYRLRTNRFIDSMETNNEAEYAALHYAVLQLQEMGVHHLPCTFKGDAQGIIKQLLGEWPCYEENLNKWLDRIEHRLAELGIKPDYEVINRKDNKEADWLAGQALKRVDIHSKKELG
- a CDS encoding LysR family transcriptional regulator, translated to MDQHLQVFVTVVEKQNFSRAAEELHMTQPAVSQYIRTLESNIGTRLLERSNKYVRLNKVGEIVYHHAKEILGLYTKMQTLVDDVTNVASGPISIGASYTFGEYVLPHIIANLQETYPDIQPTVTIGNTTEIASLVDTHQLDVGIVEGHSKDQKLMVEAFADDQMVVVAAPISVLSNEQGFINIDALAEQTWIVREKGSGTREATEKMFGQLGIRPAKLMSFGSTQPIKESVEAGLGISLMSKWAIQKELKNGDLCTLKVTGLPFTRQFSIVTKSPFQTKALEVFIALLRNNKPLTTLEDMKKPQ